A single window of Archangium gephyra DNA harbors:
- a CDS encoding undecaprenyl-phosphate glucose phosphotransferase, whose translation MFNRFQRFYTSIKVAADVVMLTLAFALAYVSRFEGPIPVYYGLPAVQETLLSLATVLVVFPVTYRQARLYATNRARTHIGEVFEVFKATIMATLIVVALTYFTRERYSRLMLAFFSTYSFVGVSAVRLVLRAVLNEVRRRGFNLKSILVIGAGELGQRVIETVEGHKELGFRVAGVLTLRPEKVGQQVQGVPVLGHVKDVDAVLDAHPVDQVIIAVPLEEQAAVKPLMEQLALRTVDVKVVPDLYQYVTLYGGLEEFGGLPIISLQGDPMTGWNMVAKRVFDILFALVAIAVSGPIMLAVALAVKLTSRGPLLYAQERMGLDGDTFHILKFRTMRVDAESSGARMASKDDPRRTPIGTFLRKYSLDELPQFFNVLVGDMSLVGPRPERPVFIEEFKKQIPRYHLRHKVKAGITGWAQINGLRGQTSIQKRIEYDLYYIENWSLLMDLKILIRTALGGFLSKNAY comes from the coding sequence GTGTTCAACCGGTTCCAGCGCTTCTATACGTCCATCAAGGTCGCCGCCGATGTGGTGATGCTGACGCTGGCGTTCGCGCTCGCCTACGTCAGCCGCTTCGAGGGCCCCATCCCCGTCTACTACGGCCTGCCCGCCGTACAGGAGACGCTGCTGTCGCTGGCGACGGTGCTCGTCGTCTTCCCCGTCACCTACCGGCAGGCGCGGCTGTACGCCACCAACCGGGCGCGCACGCACATCGGCGAGGTCTTCGAGGTCTTCAAGGCCACCATCATGGCCACGCTCATCGTGGTGGCCCTCACGTACTTCACCCGTGAGCGCTACTCGCGTCTGATGCTGGCCTTCTTCTCCACCTACTCGTTCGTGGGCGTGTCCGCGGTGCGGCTGGTGCTGCGCGCGGTGCTCAACGAGGTGCGCCGGCGCGGCTTCAACCTCAAGTCCATCCTCGTCATCGGCGCGGGCGAGCTGGGCCAGCGCGTCATCGAGACGGTCGAGGGCCACAAGGAGCTGGGCTTCCGCGTGGCGGGCGTGCTCACGCTGCGCCCCGAGAAGGTGGGCCAGCAGGTGCAGGGCGTGCCCGTGCTCGGCCACGTCAAGGACGTGGACGCCGTGCTGGATGCGCACCCGGTGGACCAGGTCATCATCGCCGTGCCGCTCGAGGAGCAGGCCGCCGTCAAGCCGCTCATGGAGCAGCTGGCGCTGCGCACCGTGGACGTGAAGGTGGTGCCGGACCTCTACCAGTACGTCACCCTGTACGGCGGGCTCGAGGAGTTCGGCGGGCTGCCCATCATCAGCCTCCAGGGCGATCCGATGACGGGCTGGAACATGGTGGCCAAGCGCGTCTTCGACATCCTCTTCGCGCTGGTGGCCATCGCCGTGAGCGGGCCCATCATGCTGGCCGTGGCCCTCGCGGTGAAGCTCACCAGCCGCGGGCCCCTGCTCTATGCCCAGGAGCGCATGGGCCTGGACGGCGACACGTTCCACATCCTCAAGTTCCGCACCATGCGCGTGGACGCCGAGTCCTCCGGCGCCAGGATGGCCAGCAAGGACGACCCCCGGCGCACGCCCATTGGCACCTTCCTGCGCAAGTACTCGCTCGACGAGCTGCCCCAGTTCTTCAACGTGCTGGTGGGCGACATGAGCCTGGTGGGCCCGCGCCCCGAGCGCCCCGTGTTCATCGAGGAGTTCAAGAAGCAGATTCCCCGCTACCACCTGCGCCACAAGGTCAAGGCCGGAATCACCGGCTGGGCGCAGATCAACGGCCTGCGCGGGCAGACGTCCATCCAGAAGCGGATTGAGTACGACCTGTACTACATCGAGAACTGGTCGCTGCTGATGGACCTGAAGATTCTCATCCGCACTGCACTGGGCGGCTTCCTGTCGAAGAACGCCTACTAG
- a CDS encoding glycosyltransferase family 4 protein, with amino-acid sequence MVRGRLHGIARYALELASRLPELAPDLSFSGLTGPEGLPAGLGALTPRIPLHRCPVGFLSPLEQPALAASLVRLAPDLFHATSFSVPALWPGRLVATLHDANHLVLSAEYGLGQRAYYKLVVGPRAKTARALITVSEFSREELARELGLSPYRLQVIPNGVDARYQPSTASELKDFRERRGLPPRFFLAVGNTKAFKNLGMLAEIAPSLPVPIVLLAGKGAVWELGFPDSTIELADLPEDDMPRLYGAATALLMPSRYEGFGLPPLEAMACGTPAVVARATSLPEVVGEAALLLPPDDANAWREAALKLLREDALRRELSEKGRERAALFNWEDCARRTLATYRRALESH; translated from the coding sequence ATGGTGCGTGGCCGGCTGCACGGCATCGCGCGTTACGCGCTGGAGCTGGCAAGCCGGCTGCCGGAGCTGGCGCCGGATCTGAGCTTCAGCGGCCTGACGGGCCCGGAGGGGCTGCCAGCGGGACTGGGAGCGCTCACACCGCGCATTCCCCTGCACCGCTGCCCGGTGGGCTTCCTGTCGCCGCTGGAGCAGCCGGCGCTCGCCGCCTCGCTCGTCCGGCTGGCGCCCGATCTGTTCCACGCGACGTCCTTCTCGGTGCCGGCGCTGTGGCCCGGGCGGCTGGTGGCCACGCTGCACGACGCCAACCACCTGGTGCTGTCGGCGGAGTACGGCCTGGGCCAGCGCGCCTACTACAAGCTGGTGGTGGGACCGAGGGCGAAGACAGCCCGGGCGCTCATCACGGTCTCCGAGTTCTCCCGCGAGGAGTTGGCGAGGGAACTCGGCCTGTCGCCCTACCGCCTGCAGGTGATTCCGAATGGGGTGGACGCGCGCTACCAGCCATCGACGGCCTCGGAGCTGAAGGACTTCCGCGAGCGCCGGGGACTGCCGCCGCGCTTCTTCCTCGCGGTGGGCAACACGAAGGCCTTCAAGAACCTGGGGATGCTGGCGGAGATTGCTCCGTCGCTGCCGGTGCCCATCGTGCTGCTGGCGGGCAAGGGCGCGGTGTGGGAGCTGGGCTTCCCGGACTCGACGATCGAGCTGGCGGACCTGCCCGAGGACGACATGCCGCGCCTGTACGGAGCGGCGACGGCGCTACTGATGCCCTCGCGCTACGAGGGCTTCGGGCTGCCGCCGCTGGAGGCCATGGCCTGCGGCACGCCGGCGGTGGTGGCTCGGGCCACGTCCCTGCCGGAGGTGGTGGGTGAGGCAGCACTGCTGCTCCCGCCAGATGACGCGAACGCGTGGCGGGAGGCAGCGCTGAAGCTGCTGCGGGAGGACGCGCTGCGCCGTGAGTTGTCGGAGAAGGGCCGCGAGCGGGCCGCGCTCTTCAACTGGGAGGACTGCGCGCGGCGGACGCTGGCCACCTACCGCCGTGCGCTCGAGTCGCACTGA
- a CDS encoding DNA alkylation repair protein: MPEQLKNFFDRSVVTRIATMLRGAHPSFPEPRFLAEATDGLEAHELLGRARHIMQAMHRALPSDFERAAGILLRSLGPELEREELQGMGVFIYMPHTMYVAEHGLEHFETSMRAQYELTKRFTAEFSIRPFLERYPREALERLHQWTKDSNVHVRRLVSEGTRPRLPWASRLRAFQKDPRPVLALLELLKDDPELYVRRSVANNLNDIGKDHPEVLVDTCARWKEGASPERLWIIRHALRSAVKRGDARALSVLGFQGGGELEVTASFQPRRVQLGESVSMTLSVTNRAKTRQQAVVDFAVHFVKANGSASPKVFKGAKVDLLPGASCTLEKSISFATMTTRKHYAGTHRVEALVNGRASDLGSFTVIG, translated from the coding sequence ATGCCGGAGCAGCTCAAGAACTTCTTCGACCGGAGCGTGGTGACGCGCATCGCCACCATGCTGCGTGGCGCCCACCCCTCCTTCCCGGAGCCCCGCTTCCTGGCCGAGGCCACCGATGGACTCGAGGCCCACGAGCTCCTGGGCCGTGCCCGCCACATCATGCAGGCCATGCACCGCGCGCTTCCCTCTGACTTCGAGCGCGCGGCCGGAATCCTCCTGCGCTCGCTCGGGCCGGAGCTCGAACGCGAGGAGCTCCAGGGCATGGGGGTGTTCATCTACATGCCCCACACCATGTACGTCGCGGAGCACGGGCTCGAGCATTTCGAGACCTCGATGCGCGCCCAGTACGAGCTCACCAAGCGGTTCACCGCCGAGTTCTCCATCCGCCCGTTCCTCGAGCGCTACCCTCGCGAGGCACTGGAGCGCCTCCACCAGTGGACGAAGGATTCGAACGTCCACGTCCGGCGGCTCGTCTCGGAGGGCACGAGGCCCCGGCTGCCCTGGGCCTCCCGGCTCCGTGCGTTCCAGAAGGATCCACGCCCGGTGCTCGCGCTCCTCGAGTTGCTCAAGGATGACCCCGAGCTCTACGTCCGGCGCTCCGTGGCCAACAACCTGAACGACATCGGCAAGGACCACCCGGAGGTCCTCGTGGACACCTGCGCTCGCTGGAAGGAAGGCGCCTCACCCGAGCGCCTGTGGATCATCCGCCACGCACTCCGCTCCGCCGTGAAACGAGGAGATGCGCGCGCCCTCTCGGTGCTCGGATTCCAGGGGGGCGGAGAGCTCGAGGTGACGGCCTCGTTCCAGCCCAGGCGCGTCCAGCTCGGCGAGAGCGTCTCCATGACCCTGTCCGTCACCAACCGCGCGAAGACTCGCCAGCAGGCCGTCGTCGACTTCGCCGTGCACTTCGTCAAGGCGAACGGCTCGGCCAGTCCCAAAGTCTTCAAGGGCGCCAAGGTCGATCTCCTCCCCGGCGCGTCCTGCACCCTCGAGAAGTCGATCTCCTTCGCCACCATGACGACGCGCAAGCACTACGCGGGCACGCACCGGGTCGAGGCCCTCGTGAATGGCCGGGCCTCGGACCTGGGGAGCTTCACCGTCATCGGTTGA
- a CDS encoding vitamin B12-dependent ribonucleotide reductase, translating into MERDLSATAAAMDGKETVAGLKTRAPAGGLTVERFFTTPGVDPADELAWELRTASISGEDGKSVFEQKNVEVPKSWSMLATNVVASKYFRGTPGTPERETSVRRLVGRVVDTLTRWGAEGGYFATATDRDTFHAELTHLLLRQKAAFNSPVWFNVGVEEHPQCSACFINSVGDSMESILGLAKTEGMLFKYGSGTGSNLSTIRSSKELLAGGGTASGPVSFMKGFDAFAGVIKSGGKTRRAAKMVILNADHPDVLDFIRCKSNEEKKAWALIEAGYDPSFNGEAYSSVFFQNSNNSVRVTDEFMRAVMNDSAWTTRAVRDGRPMDTFKARELFREISAAAHLCGDPGLQFDTTINTWHTCSNTDRINASNPCSEYMFLDDSACNLASLNLMHFRTIDGDFDVDAFKHAVDVVLLAMEIIVGFSKYPSEKISQNSHAFRPLGLGYANLGALLMATGLPYDSDAGRNYAAAITSLMCGEAYAMSARMAGKMGPFDGYAKNEEPFLGVIRKHRKAAYNVSPEGVSQELFEAQKKSWDEALALGTESGYRNSQVTVLAPTGTIGFMMDCDTTGIEPDIALIKYKKLVGGGMLKIVNQTVPQALEKLGYPQTQAQDIITYLDKHETIEGAPHLKPEHLPVFDCAFKPAKGQRSIHWMGHLKMMGATQPFLSGAISKTVNMPSDASVEDIEKAYIEAWRLGLKAVAVYRDGCKRTQPLNTSKEKVKDTKTAVAEPALAAVKDANAMRRRLPDERQAITHKFSIGGHEGYLTVGMYEDGTPGELFCVMAKEGSVVSGLMDSFATAVSLALQYGVPLQVLVDKFSHTRFEPSGFTGNPAVPIAKSIVDYIFRWLSLKFLPSEQADGVEAAVEKQVAAEPVAKPVQVTAVALPMSTPRKTYLNQADAPPCHTCGEIMVRNGACYKCSNCGTTSGCS; encoded by the coding sequence ATGGAACGCGACCTGAGCGCCACGGCAGCAGCAATGGACGGTAAGGAGACGGTGGCGGGGCTGAAGACGAGAGCCCCGGCCGGCGGTCTGACGGTGGAGCGCTTCTTCACGACGCCGGGGGTGGATCCCGCTGACGAGCTGGCGTGGGAGCTGCGCACGGCGTCCATCTCGGGCGAGGACGGCAAGTCCGTGTTCGAGCAGAAGAACGTGGAGGTGCCCAAGTCCTGGTCCATGCTGGCCACCAACGTGGTGGCGTCCAAGTACTTCCGGGGGACGCCGGGGACGCCGGAGCGTGAGACGAGCGTGCGGCGGCTGGTGGGCCGCGTGGTGGACACGCTGACGCGCTGGGGCGCCGAGGGCGGCTACTTCGCCACGGCGACGGACCGCGACACGTTCCACGCGGAGCTGACGCACCTGCTGCTGCGGCAGAAGGCGGCCTTCAACTCCCCCGTCTGGTTCAACGTGGGCGTGGAGGAGCACCCGCAGTGCTCGGCGTGCTTCATCAACTCGGTGGGCGACTCCATGGAGTCCATCCTCGGGCTGGCGAAGACGGAGGGCATGCTCTTCAAGTACGGCTCGGGCACGGGCAGCAACCTCTCCACCATCCGCTCCAGCAAGGAGCTGCTGGCCGGTGGCGGGACGGCGTCGGGCCCGGTGTCCTTCATGAAGGGCTTCGACGCGTTCGCCGGTGTCATCAAGAGCGGCGGCAAGACGCGGCGCGCGGCGAAGATGGTCATCCTCAACGCGGACCACCCGGACGTGCTGGACTTCATCCGGTGCAAGTCCAACGAGGAGAAGAAGGCCTGGGCGCTCATCGAGGCCGGGTATGACCCGAGCTTCAACGGCGAGGCGTACTCGTCGGTGTTCTTCCAGAACTCGAACAACTCGGTGCGCGTGACGGACGAGTTCATGCGCGCGGTGATGAACGACAGCGCCTGGACGACGCGGGCGGTGCGCGACGGGCGTCCCATGGACACCTTCAAGGCGCGCGAGCTGTTCCGGGAGATCTCCGCGGCGGCGCACCTGTGCGGTGATCCCGGCCTGCAGTTCGACACCACGATCAACACCTGGCACACCTGCTCGAACACGGATCGGATCAACGCGTCCAACCCGTGCTCGGAGTACATGTTCCTCGACGACTCGGCCTGCAACCTGGCGTCGCTGAACCTGATGCACTTCCGCACCATCGACGGCGACTTCGACGTCGACGCCTTCAAGCACGCGGTGGACGTGGTGCTGCTGGCGATGGAGATCATCGTCGGGTTCTCCAAGTACCCGTCGGAGAAGATCAGCCAGAACAGCCACGCGTTCCGGCCGCTGGGCCTGGGGTACGCGAACCTGGGCGCGCTGCTGATGGCCACGGGCCTGCCGTACGACTCGGACGCGGGCCGCAACTACGCGGCGGCCATCACCTCGCTGATGTGCGGCGAGGCGTACGCGATGAGCGCGCGGATGGCCGGGAAGATGGGGCCCTTCGACGGCTACGCGAAGAACGAGGAGCCGTTCCTCGGCGTCATCCGCAAGCACCGCAAGGCGGCGTACAACGTGTCGCCCGAGGGTGTGAGCCAGGAGTTGTTCGAGGCGCAGAAGAAGTCGTGGGACGAGGCGCTCGCGCTGGGCACGGAGTCCGGCTACCGCAACAGCCAGGTGACGGTGCTGGCGCCCACGGGCACCATCGGCTTCATGATGGACTGCGACACGACGGGCATCGAGCCGGACATCGCGCTCATCAAGTACAAGAAGCTGGTGGGCGGCGGCATGCTGAAGATCGTCAACCAGACGGTGCCGCAGGCGCTGGAGAAGCTGGGCTACCCGCAGACCCAGGCGCAGGACATCATCACCTACCTGGACAAGCACGAGACGATCGAGGGCGCCCCGCACCTCAAGCCCGAGCACCTGCCGGTGTTCGACTGCGCCTTCAAGCCGGCGAAGGGCCAGCGCAGCATCCACTGGATGGGCCACCTGAAGATGATGGGTGCGACGCAGCCCTTCCTGTCGGGAGCGATCTCGAAGACGGTGAACATGCCGTCGGACGCCTCGGTGGAGGACATCGAGAAGGCGTACATCGAGGCGTGGAGGCTGGGCCTGAAGGCGGTGGCGGTGTACCGCGACGGGTGCAAGCGGACGCAGCCGCTGAACACGTCGAAGGAGAAGGTGAAGGACACGAAGACGGCGGTGGCCGAGCCGGCGCTGGCGGCGGTGAAGGACGCCAACGCGATGAGGCGGCGGCTGCCGGACGAGCGGCAGGCGATCACGCACAAGTTCTCGATTGGGGGCCACGAGGGCTACCTGACGGTGGGCATGTACGAGGACGGGACGCCGGGCGAGCTCTTCTGCGTGATGGCGAAGGAAGGCTCGGTGGTGAGCGGGCTGATGGACAGCTTCGCCACGGCGGTGTCGCTGGCGCTGCAGTACGGGGTGCCGTTGCAGGTGCTGGTGGACAAGTTCAGCCACACGCGCTTCGAGCCGAGCGGCTTCACGGGCAACCCGGCGGTGCCGATCGCCAAGTCGATCGTGGACTACATCTTCCGGTGGCTGTCGCTGAAGTTCCTGCCGAGCGAGCAGGCGGACGGAGTGGAGGCCGCGGTGGAGAAGCAGGTGGCGGCCGAGCCCGTGGCGAAGCCGGTGCAGGTGACGGCGGTGGCGCTGCCGATGTCGACGCCACGCAAGACGTACCTGAACCAGGCGGACGCGCCGCCGTGCCACACGTGCGGCGAGATCATGGTGCGCAACGGAGCCTGCTACAAGTGCAGCAACTGCGGCACCACGAGCGGTTGCAGCTGA
- a CDS encoding phospholipid scramblase-related protein, producing the protein MSNDNRQPKGDSELELDWKGRGAPEERVQPAALAEAGAGRGTPGDIRFMGPEVRHALGPLLEGSGLCVRQIHEWAEILVGWETGNRYEAMDQNGQFMLYIGETGEGWGNALLRNFWPFRRVELECMTKGGALALRIEQPWTFFFTYVEVKAWDGRLMGIIQQRFGLLRRTFELCTPGGAVLATLEGPLWRPWTFHVKQNGQEVATIRKQWSGLAREMFTDSDFFGVEFQPGLTDPRLRQLVLAATLMVDLAYFEERTSGTGSVFNILDIFNIFD; encoded by the coding sequence ATGTCGAACGACAACCGGCAGCCCAAGGGTGACAGCGAGTTGGAACTGGACTGGAAGGGGCGCGGCGCGCCGGAGGAGCGCGTGCAGCCAGCGGCGCTCGCCGAGGCGGGCGCGGGCCGGGGGACGCCGGGAGACATCCGCTTCATGGGTCCGGAGGTCCGTCACGCGCTGGGCCCCCTGCTGGAGGGCTCCGGCCTGTGCGTCCGGCAGATTCACGAGTGGGCGGAGATCCTCGTGGGTTGGGAGACGGGCAACCGCTACGAGGCCATGGATCAGAACGGCCAGTTCATGCTGTACATCGGCGAGACGGGCGAGGGCTGGGGCAACGCGCTGCTGCGCAACTTCTGGCCCTTCCGCCGGGTGGAGCTGGAGTGCATGACGAAGGGGGGCGCGCTCGCCCTGCGCATCGAGCAGCCCTGGACGTTCTTCTTCACGTACGTGGAGGTGAAGGCCTGGGATGGGCGCCTGATGGGCATCATCCAGCAGCGCTTCGGGCTGCTGCGCCGCACCTTCGAGCTCTGCACGCCCGGGGGCGCGGTGCTGGCCACGCTGGAGGGCCCGCTGTGGCGGCCGTGGACCTTCCATGTGAAGCAGAACGGCCAGGAGGTGGCCACCATCCGCAAGCAGTGGAGCGGACTGGCCCGGGAGATGTTCACCGACTCCGACTTCTTCGGCGTGGAGTTCCAGCCGGGCCTCACCGACCCGCGGCTGCGCCAGCTGGTGCTCGCCGCCACGCTGATGGTGGACCTGGCCTACTTCGAGGAGCGCACCAGCGGCACCGGCAGCGTGTTCAACATCCTCGACATCTTCAACATCTTCGACTGA
- a CDS encoding glycosyltransferase — MKVALVHDWLVTQRGGEHVLEALCELFPQADIHTLVHRPGVVHPRIESRPIHTSVLQRIPRIHKLYRHFLPVLPQVIESMRLEGYDLVISSSHCVAKGIRKPPGARHLAYVHAPMRYMWDLFDDYFGPGRASLPVRVAAHAVRPYLQKWDRESTAGVDRILVNSQHIAGKVQRFWGREASVVYPPIALDRFCQHPLEGLGQGGYYLWLGAFAPYKRLDIALEAFRQLDAPLWVVGTGQEAAKLTSGPLPSHIRFLGSVPNEALAGLYRDARALIFTPEEDFGIVPLEAQASGRPVIAYGRGGALETVSPLTGLFFDEQTPDALVEAVRRFEQWEPAFQPADARAQAERFSRAAFLRSVQAEVDALMGAPSVPARRAAVP; from the coding sequence GTGAAGGTCGCCCTCGTCCATGACTGGCTCGTCACCCAGCGCGGCGGTGAGCACGTGCTCGAGGCACTGTGCGAGCTGTTCCCGCAGGCGGACATCCATACCCTCGTGCACCGCCCCGGCGTCGTGCACCCGCGCATCGAGTCGCGGCCCATCCACACCTCCGTCCTCCAGCGCATCCCCCGCATCCACAAGCTCTACCGCCACTTCCTCCCCGTCCTCCCCCAGGTCATCGAGTCCATGCGTCTGGAGGGCTATGACCTCGTCATCTCCTCCAGCCACTGCGTGGCCAAGGGCATCCGCAAGCCGCCCGGCGCCAGGCACCTCGCCTACGTGCACGCGCCCATGCGCTACATGTGGGACCTCTTCGACGACTACTTCGGGCCGGGCCGCGCCTCGCTGCCGGTGCGCGTGGCGGCGCACGCCGTCCGTCCGTACCTCCAGAAGTGGGACCGCGAGAGCACCGCGGGCGTGGACCGCATCCTCGTCAACAGCCAGCACATCGCCGGCAAGGTGCAGCGCTTCTGGGGCCGCGAGGCCTCCGTGGTGTATCCGCCCATCGCCCTGGACCGCTTCTGCCAGCACCCGCTCGAGGGACTCGGCCAGGGCGGCTACTACCTGTGGCTGGGCGCCTTCGCCCCCTACAAGCGGCTCGACATCGCCCTGGAGGCCTTCCGCCAGCTGGATGCTCCGCTGTGGGTGGTGGGCACCGGCCAGGAGGCGGCGAAGCTCACCTCGGGGCCGCTGCCCTCGCACATCCGCTTCCTCGGCTCCGTGCCCAATGAGGCGCTCGCCGGCCTCTACCGCGACGCGCGCGCCCTCATCTTCACCCCCGAGGAGGACTTCGGCATCGTCCCCTTGGAGGCCCAGGCCTCGGGCCGCCCCGTCATCGCCTACGGGCGGGGTGGGGCGTTGGAGACCGTCAGCCCCCTCACGGGCCTCTTCTTCGACGAGCAGACGCCCGACGCCCTGGTGGAGGCCGTGCGCCGCTTCGAGCAGTGGGAGCCCGCCTTCCAGCCCGCCGACGCCCGCGCCCAGGCCGAGCGCTTCAGCCGCGCCGCCTTCCTGCGCTCGGTGCAAGCCGAGGTGGACGCGCTGATGGGTGCTCCGTCCGTCCCCGCCCGCCGGGCCGCCGTCCCCTGA
- a CDS encoding UvrB/UvrC motif-containing protein codes for MSASRLEQLREDVRARAENRPGVYRMRGPSGEVLYVGKSVKVRTRLLSYFRAQRGEKGAEIIGHAHGVEWDYEPSEFAALLQEFRHIKRWRPPFNVQHKRDNSLCFIKLTREPVPRLLVVGHVINDGAEYFGPLRGRQGATAAVRAVSDLLELRDCSSDTPMRLADQIELFRLKEDPRCMRGQVGRCLSPCAGGCTRTEYLARVNQTRDFLNGVTDQPLTLLRERMSMASRRLQFEYAAELRDRAETLERVQAELLRIGQFVERLSFVYTVPGHDGEDRTYVIRRGSVRAESAAPRTPHERLALEATVSEVFERPEPAIIGLRAHEAQEVLLVARWFRLNPEELERTVPATAFAASAGGHPAAS; via the coding sequence ATGAGCGCCAGCCGTCTCGAACAACTCCGCGAGGATGTCCGCGCCCGCGCCGAGAACCGTCCCGGGGTCTACCGCATGCGGGGCCCCTCGGGAGAGGTGCTCTACGTGGGCAAATCGGTGAAGGTCCGCACGCGGCTGCTCTCCTACTTCCGGGCCCAGCGCGGGGAGAAGGGGGCGGAGATCATCGGGCACGCGCACGGCGTGGAGTGGGACTACGAGCCGAGCGAGTTCGCGGCCTTGTTGCAGGAGTTCCGGCACATCAAGCGCTGGCGGCCCCCGTTCAACGTGCAGCACAAGCGCGACAACTCGCTGTGCTTCATCAAGTTGACCCGGGAGCCCGTGCCGCGGTTGCTGGTGGTGGGCCACGTCATCAACGATGGGGCTGAATACTTCGGTCCCCTCCGTGGGCGGCAGGGCGCCACCGCGGCGGTACGGGCGGTGAGTGATCTGCTGGAGTTGCGAGACTGCTCCTCGGACACGCCCATGCGGCTGGCGGATCAGATCGAGCTCTTCCGGCTGAAGGAGGATCCGCGCTGCATGCGGGGCCAGGTGGGACGCTGCCTGTCACCGTGTGCCGGGGGGTGCACGCGCACGGAGTACCTGGCGCGCGTCAATCAGACCCGGGACTTCCTGAATGGGGTGACGGACCAGCCGCTGACCCTGCTTCGCGAGCGGATGAGCATGGCGTCCCGGCGCCTCCAGTTCGAGTACGCCGCCGAGTTGAGGGACCGGGCGGAGACGCTGGAGCGCGTGCAGGCCGAGTTGCTGCGGATCGGCCAGTTCGTGGAGCGGCTGTCCTTCGTCTACACGGTGCCAGGCCATGATGGGGAGGACCGGACCTACGTCATCCGCCGGGGGAGCGTGCGCGCCGAGTCCGCCGCTCCGCGCACGCCGCACGAGCGGCTCGCCCTGGAAGCGACGGTGAGCGAGGTCTTCGAGCGGCCGGAACCGGCGATCATCGGCCTGCGCGCCCATGAGGCGCAGGAGGTGCTGCTCGTGGCGCGTTGGTTCCGCCTCAACCCGGAGGAGTTGGAGCGGACCGTGCCCGCCACGGCCTTCGCGGCTTCCGCTGGCGGGCACCCCGCGGCTTCATAG
- a CDS encoding Bax inhibitor-1/YccA family protein, translated as MSWQTQDGFQVARGHVSDAVIAESRRAFMSRVYGWMFAGLSVTGLVALFTATSPELVMKIAQFRWLFFFAQLGLVWFISGKARQMSGALAGALFLGYSVLTGLTFSVLFYVFTTGSIANVFLMSAGAFGAMSAFATFTKKDLSSWGTFLYMGMIGVFVASIVQVFVQSSMLNFVLGCAGVLTFAGLTAYDTQKLRQLHAESGYDSAASLSIYGALELYLDFINLFIALLRLFGSRR; from the coding sequence ATGTCTTGGCAGACTCAAGATGGTTTTCAGGTGGCGCGAGGCCACGTCAGTGATGCTGTCATCGCCGAGTCGCGGCGCGCCTTCATGTCGCGCGTGTACGGCTGGATGTTCGCCGGTCTGTCCGTGACGGGCCTGGTGGCGCTGTTCACCGCCACCTCCCCGGAGCTGGTGATGAAGATCGCCCAGTTCCGCTGGCTGTTCTTCTTCGCGCAGCTCGGCCTGGTGTGGTTCATCTCGGGGAAGGCCCGGCAGATGTCCGGCGCCCTGGCTGGAGCGCTCTTCCTGGGCTATTCGGTGCTCACCGGGCTCACCTTCTCGGTGCTCTTCTACGTCTTCACGACCGGCTCCATCGCCAACGTCTTCCTGATGAGCGCGGGCGCCTTCGGGGCGATGAGCGCCTTCGCCACCTTCACCAAGAAGGACCTGAGCTCCTGGGGCACCTTCCTCTACATGGGCATGATCGGCGTGTTCGTCGCCAGCATCGTGCAGGTCTTCGTGCAGAGCTCCATGCTCAACTTCGTGCTCGGGTGCGCGGGCGTGCTCACCTTCGCGGGTCTCACCGCGTATGACACGCAGAAGCTGCGCCAGCTGCACGCCGAGTCGGGCTACGACTCGGCCGCCTCGCTGAGCATCTACGGCGCCCTGGAGCTGTACCTGGACTTCATCAACCTCTTCATCGCCCTGCTGCGCCTGTTCGGCTCGCGCCGCTAG
- a CDS encoding (2Fe-2S) ferredoxin domain-containing protein → MPPFKRHVFVCTNRRPDGHPKGCCATKGAEDVRARFKEELEKRGMKGQMRANAAGCLDTCSFGVSVVVYPEGTWYGGVKPEDVPAIVDEHLVGGQPVERLLMPFSRKKAEE, encoded by the coding sequence ATGCCCCCCTTCAAGCGTCACGTATTCGTCTGCACCAACCGCCGCCCGGACGGGCACCCCAAGGGCTGCTGCGCCACCAAGGGCGCGGAGGACGTCCGCGCCCGCTTCAAGGAGGAGCTGGAGAAGCGGGGGATGAAGGGGCAGATGAGGGCCAACGCGGCCGGGTGCCTGGACACGTGCTCGTTCGGCGTGTCGGTGGTCGTCTACCCCGAGGGCACCTGGTACGGCGGGGTGAAGCCCGAGGACGTGCCCGCCATCGTCGACGAGCACCTCGTGGGTGGCCAGCCCGTGGAGCGGCTGCTGATGCCGTTCTCGCGCAAGAAGGCCGAGGAGTAG